The DNA segment CGGCCGTGCTGTGCTCCTTCACCTACGTGGTGGCGCAGATCTACGGCGTGGGCCTGATCGCCTCGCGGCTCACGGGCGTGCAGTTCGAGATCGGCATCATGCTGGGCCTGGGCGGCGTGCTGCTGTGCTCCTTCCTGGGCGGCATGCGCGCCATCACCTGGACACAGGTGGCGCAGTACGTGGTCATCCTGCTGGCCTTCCTGATCCCCGTGTCGTGGCTGGCGTACAAGCAACTGGGCAACCCGCTCGCGGCCGCTGTCTATGGCGGGCAGATCGGCAAGATCGCCGCACTGGAGTCGCAGCTGCTGCAGTCTCCGGCCGAGCGCGAGGTGGTCGCCGCGCACGAGCGCCGCGCCCATGAGCTCCAGGAGCGGCTGCGCGACGTGCCCGCGGCCCTGGAGCGGGAGCGCGAAGCGGCGCGCGAGCGCGTGCACCGGCTGCGCGACACGCATGCCGACGTCGCCCTCGTGGTGGCCGCCAGCCGCGAACTGGCCCTGCTGCCGCGCGACGCCGAGGCCGCGCGCGAACTCTGGACGCGCGAGATGCGCGAGGCCCGGGAGCGCGCCCGCCCGCTCGGCGGCCTGCCGCCGCACGGCCTGGCCTACGCGGGCGACCCCGATGGCACGCCCGCGCAGCGGGAAGCCTACGAGGTATCGCGCCGCAACTTCCTGGCACTGATGTTCTGCCTCATGGTTGGCACCGCCGGCCTGCCGCACCTGCTCACGCGCTACTACACCGTGCCCACGCCCTCGGCCGCGCGCGCCTCGGTCGCGTGGTCGCTGTTTTTCATTGCGCTGCTCTACCTGAGCGCACCGGCCCTCGCGGTGCTGGTCAAGTTCGAGGTCATGCAGAACCTCGTGGGCAGCCGCTTCGATGCGCTCCCGGGCTGGATCGGGCAGTGGTCGCGGGTCGATCCGTCCCTGCTGTCCGTGCAGGACGTCAACGGCGACGGCATCGTGCAGTTCGGCGAGATCCGGCTCGGCGCCGACCTCATCATGCTGGCCACGCCGGAGCTGGGGGGACTGCCCTACGTGATCTCCGGGCTGGTGGCCGCGGGCGGGCTGGCAGCGGCCCTCTCCACCGCCGACGGGCTGCTGCTCACCATCAGCAACGCCCTGGTGCGCGACCTCTACCTGCATGGCGGCCGCCGCGGCCGGCCGGTGTCGCCCGAGCACCGCGTGATCCTCACCAAGTTCGCGCTGCTGGCGGTGGCGCTGTGCGCCGCCTTCGTCGCCGCGCTCAAGCGCTCGGAGATCCTGCCCATGGTGTCGGCGTCGTTCTCCATCGCCGCCTCGGCCTTCGTGCCCACCATGGTGCTGGGCATCTTCTGGCGGGGCGCCACGCGCCAGGGCGCCGTGGCGGGCATGCTCTGCGGCCTGGGCACGGCGCTCTACTACCTTGCCGCGCCCACCGATGCCGTGCAGGCCGTGGTGCCGGCCTGGCTGCTGCCGGACGGCCTGTGGTTCGGCATCGACCCGGTTTCCGCGGGCGTGTTCGGCGTGCCTGCGGGCCTGGTGGCGGCCTGGCTGGCGAGCCTCGCGACGCGGCCTGCGCGCGCGCCGGAACGGCCGCCCGGCTGACGGCGCGCGCCCATATGGACAGAAACCCGGATTCACAAACCCGGGGGCGCATGCGACTCTGCACCGCACATCGCCACTCGCGGCCGCGTGCCGGATCCAACGTGCTTCTCGTCAAAACCCCCGCCGGCCAGTTGGCTCTCAAGGATCGCCATGGCGGCCTCACGCCGCGCCAGCGATCCGCGTTCATCCTTTTCGACGGCCGGCGCACCGTGGGGCAGGTACTGGCCGCCACGGCGGCCGTGGGCATCACCATGGACGACGTGCAGGCCATGATCGACCAGGGGCTGCTGGAGAGCCCGGACGGGCGGCCCCTGGCGCGCCCGCAGGCCGTGCCGGCCGGCACGGGGCAGGGCCCGTCCGCCGCGGAGCCGGACGCGGCGCCCGCACCGGCAGCCACCGCGATGGCGGACCGCTACCAGGGGGCCTACCGCGTCGCCACCGAACTCACCTCCGGTGCCGGCCTGCGCGGCTTCCGCCTGAACCTGGCGGTGGAGGGCGCACGCAACGTCGAGGAGCTTGCCGCGCTGGCCCCGAAGATCCGCGAGCTGGTCGGCGATGAGAAGTACCGCCGCCTGCAGGACGCGCTGTTCGGCTGAAATCAGTTCTGCGGGTCCACCCGGCCGTAGGCGCCGTTGGCGCCCTGGTTCGGCCCGGCGATGTAGAACAGGGTGTTGAGCGGTTGCTGGTTCAGCCCGTTGCCGAACGCGATGCCGCGCAGTCCGTCCACGCGCAACACGGTGCCGTCGGCCTGGGCCAGCACGCCCTTGGTCACGCCGGTGGCCATGTCGAAGGCGCCGATGGTGCCGTCGCCTTCATTGGCGATCAGCAGCTGGCCGGAGGCACCGCCGAAGTTCGCGGGCGCCAGGGCCACGCCCCAGGGCGCGTTCAGCGGGGCGCCGGGCTGCAGCAGGCGCTGGGCCAGCGTGCCGTCGGTATTGAACAGGTTTACCGCGCCCGTGGCGCTGCCGTGCACGGCGTTGCGGCCGCTGGCGTCCTGGCGTGCATAGGTCACCACGATGCGCGAGCCGATCGCCTGGATGCCGTAGGGGGCGTAGTCGGCGGGCAACTGCGGGTCGGAGAAGTCGCTGGCGAGCCGGACCTTGCGGAAGCTGCCGTCGAACACATCCACCTTGCGGTTGCGGAAGTCGGTGGCGTAGAGGAAGTTGGCATTGCCGTTGGCGGCGATCGCCAGGCCCTTGTACACCGCGCCGCCCGCGCCGTCGCTGTAGGTGACGATGGCATTGTTCAGGTCGGCGGCGGGGCTCCAGCCGGAGATGCTGCCGTCTTCGCTGGAGAAGATGAAGCGGCTCGGGCCGGTCACGCCGCCCTTGGTGACCTGGAAGTCGCTGCCGCCGCTGAACACGATGCCAGTCGGGTTGGCCGGCGCCGTGCCCGCGGGCGGCACCGTGACCACCAGCGACTGCGGCACGCCGTTGCCGTCGTAGAGCGTGGATTTCTGGGTGGCGGTGGCCGTCACCCACACGAAGCCCTGCGGGTTGAAGGCGATGCCCCAGCCGTTCTTGAGGTTGGGGTCCGTCTGCGTGGACGGAACGCTGCCGTCGGACACCACGGTGCGCGCGGTGAACGCGGTGGCGACGGACGGCGTCGGGCTGCCGCCGCCTCCGCAGGCGGCCAGGAAGAGGGCGGCTGCGGGCGCGAGGGCCAGCAGGTGGCGGGAAATTTTCACGGGACAAGACTCCACGGGTTGCGGCAGGATGTTCTGCGCGTTGTGGGTACCCGTGGGCCGGAGAAAGGTTGCCGTGCTGCGGAATCTGCGGCACGGCGGCCGCAGGCCGGCGCAGCGGCCGGCCCGGGAAAAGACC comes from the Paracidovorax avenae ATCC 19860 genome and includes:
- a CDS encoding TIGR03118 family protein, whose amino-acid sequence is MKISRHLLALAPAAALFLAACGGGGSPTPSVATAFTARTVVSDGSVPSTQTDPNLKNGWGIAFNPQGFVWVTATATQKSTLYDGNGVPQSLVVTVPPAGTAPANPTGIVFSGGSDFQVTKGGVTGPSRFIFSSEDGSISGWSPAADLNNAIVTYSDGAGGAVYKGLAIAANGNANFLYATDFRNRKVDVFDGSFRKVRLASDFSDPQLPADYAPYGIQAIGSRIVVTYARQDASGRNAVHGSATGAVNLFNTDGTLAQRLLQPGAPLNAPWGVALAPANFGGASGQLLIANEGDGTIGAFDMATGVTKGVLAQADGTVLRVDGLRGIAFGNGLNQQPLNTLFYIAGPNQGANGAYGRVDPQN
- a CDS encoding VC_2705 family sodium/solute symporter; this encodes MSDGRSGGPGATGNGRLHRLLALYTVGVLAFLALMAWAERRGLSRQWIGPIFLFLSVMVYAAIGVYGRTTDPEEYYVAGRRIPPFYNGMAAAADWMSAASFISLSGALYLQGFSGGPGQAGGLAYLLGWTGGFCLVALLIAPHLRAMNLYTIPEFFQVRFGGRWPRVIAALAAVLCSFTYVVAQIYGVGLIASRLTGVQFEIGIMLGLGGVLLCSFLGGMRAITWTQVAQYVVILLAFLIPVSWLAYKQLGNPLAAAVYGGQIGKIAALESQLLQSPAEREVVAAHERRAHELQERLRDVPAALEREREAARERVHRLRDTHADVALVVAASRELALLPRDAEAARELWTREMREARERARPLGGLPPHGLAYAGDPDGTPAQREAYEVSRRNFLALMFCLMVGTAGLPHLLTRYYTVPTPSAARASVAWSLFFIALLYLSAPALAVLVKFEVMQNLVGSRFDALPGWIGQWSRVDPSLLSVQDVNGDGIVQFGEIRLGADLIMLATPELGGLPYVISGLVAAGGLAAALSTADGLLLTISNALVRDLYLHGGRRGRPVSPEHRVILTKFALLAVALCAAFVAALKRSEILPMVSASFSIAASAFVPTMVLGIFWRGATRQGAVAGMLCGLGTALYYLAAPTDAVQAVVPAWLLPDGLWFGIDPVSAGVFGVPAGLVAAWLASLATRPARAPERPPG